A window of the Coriobacteriia bacterium genome harbors these coding sequences:
- a CDS encoding septum formation initiator family protein, with protein sequence MRTRKPTSVREQVTSSIAHRWWLLPLVVITAVALFIAAYYPVARVDYRETRERARLQAELDAIRSRNDRLSAQVDRLRTPEGVEDYARLQLGMVKSGEHQMVVIDGTETTQVASVALAPEIDSQEAVKPPVGQWTAFLDAVFGVQ encoded by the coding sequence GTGCGCACCCGCAAACCCACTTCCGTTCGCGAGCAGGTCACGTCGTCCATCGCCCATCGCTGGTGGCTTCTGCCGCTCGTCGTGATCACGGCGGTGGCGCTGTTCATCGCGGCCTACTATCCGGTTGCGCGAGTCGACTACCGAGAGACCCGCGAGCGGGCACGGCTGCAGGCCGAGCTCGACGCTATCAGGTCTCGAAACGACCGTCTCAGCGCGCAGGTCGACCGACTCCGTACGCCCGAGGGTGTCGAGGATTACGCCCGGCTTCAGCTCGGCATGGTCAAGAGCGGCGAGCACCAGATGGTCGTCATCGACGGCACCGAGACCACGCAGGTCGCATCGGTCGCACTCGCGCCCGAGATCGACTCTCAGGAGGCGGTGAAGCCGCCGGTCGGCCAGTGGACGGCCTTCCTCGACGCGGTCTTCGGCGTCCAGTGA
- a CDS encoding DUF501 domain-containing protein has translation MSGGPDALWERESELVAAQIGRTPREPYRVAARCSFHRPTVIVSPSRLADGTPFPTLAWLTCPHLAEAVAAEESSGAVARFAARAASDESLAGALRALDARVRELRAAESGGVDACPTVGIGGQRDPLGVKCLHLHVALALLGEADPIGAEFLAGVAHECVDDRCAGPVCPATEQGDA, from the coding sequence CTGTCGGGCGGGCCCGACGCTCTCTGGGAGCGGGAGTCTGAGCTCGTCGCCGCCCAGATCGGTCGGACGCCGCGCGAGCCGTACCGGGTAGCCGCGCGCTGCAGCTTTCATCGGCCGACTGTGATCGTTTCCCCGTCGCGTCTGGCCGATGGTACGCCGTTTCCCACACTGGCGTGGCTGACCTGCCCGCATCTCGCCGAAGCCGTCGCCGCCGAGGAGTCCTCCGGCGCCGTCGCGCGCTTCGCGGCACGCGCCGCGAGCGACGAGTCGCTCGCGGGTGCGCTTCGCGCACTCGACGCCCGCGTCCGTGAGCTGCGAGCGGCCGAATCCGGGGGCGTCGATGCGTGCCCCACCGTCGGTATCGGAGGGCAGCGCGACCCGCTCGGCGTGAAGTGCCTGCACCTGCACGTGGCGCTCGCGTTGCTCGGCGAGGCCGATCCGATCGGCGCCGAGTTCCTGGCTGGCGTGGCGCACGAATGCGTCGACGATCGCTGCGCCGGGCCTGTATGCCCGGCGACCGAACAGGGGGATGCATGA
- a CDS encoding Ppx/GppA family phosphatase has product MSQTMRLAAVDIGTVTARMLVADVSATGITEVERRTDIVHLGQGLAASGRLSADAIERLRAVVSGYSTAIADHGVAATTAVATSASRDASNGDEMLAALASVGVEPRIIDGETEARLSFFGAAYSVTGDGLLVVDVGGGSTELIFGSSELDDGGRVCDIEAMRSIDVGSRRITEMFLASDPPTSRELDEARGYVTSQVRPFFETLRSKPRTMVSLAGAATTFSAIELELASYDSERVHLSCLTGPRLTDIIDTLSGLPLARRREVVGLHPERASVIVGGGIVIETVLALAGLDSTLVSEHDILYGILLDTYRDLRHGAETGRGEHDA; this is encoded by the coding sequence ATGAGCCAGACCATGCGGCTCGCCGCAGTGGACATCGGCACCGTGACGGCCCGGATGCTGGTCGCCGACGTGAGCGCGACAGGCATCACAGAGGTTGAGCGGCGCACCGACATCGTGCACCTCGGACAGGGACTGGCCGCGTCAGGGCGGCTGTCGGCCGATGCCATCGAGCGTCTGCGAGCAGTCGTGTCGGGCTACTCGACGGCGATCGCGGATCACGGCGTGGCGGCGACCACCGCCGTCGCGACCAGTGCGAGCCGGGATGCGAGCAACGGCGATGAGATGCTCGCGGCGCTCGCCTCGGTGGGCGTGGAGCCACGAATCATCGACGGTGAGACCGAGGCTCGGCTGTCATTTTTCGGCGCGGCGTACTCCGTCACCGGCGATGGGCTGCTCGTGGTCGACGTGGGCGGAGGTTCCACGGAGCTCATCTTCGGCTCGTCGGAGCTCGATGACGGTGGGCGCGTGTGCGATATCGAGGCCATGCGCTCCATCGATGTGGGGTCGCGGCGGATCACCGAGATGTTCCTCGCTTCGGACCCACCGACATCCCGCGAGCTCGATGAGGCGCGCGGCTACGTGACCTCGCAGGTCAGGCCGTTCTTCGAGACGTTGCGATCAAAGCCCAGGACGATGGTGTCGCTTGCGGGCGCCGCGACGACCTTCTCGGCGATCGAACTCGAGCTCGCGTCGTACGATTCCGAGCGGGTGCACCTGAGCTGTCTGACCGGTCCTCGGCTCACCGACATCATCGACACGCTGTCGGGGCTGCCGCTTGCACGTCGCCGCGAGGTCGTGGGGCTGCATCCGGAGCGGGCTTCCGTGATCGTCGGCGGTGGCATCGTCATCGAGACCGTGCTTGCGCTTGCCGGGCTGGACTCCACACTCGTGAGCGAGCACGACATCCTGTATGGGATACTTCTCGACACCTATCGCGACCTGCGTCACGGGGCCGAAACCGGGCGCGGTGAGCATGACGCGTAG